A stretch of Bos taurus isolate L1 Dominette 01449 registration number 42190680 breed Hereford chromosome 5, ARS-UCD2.0, whole genome shotgun sequence DNA encodes these proteins:
- the LOC100336907 gene encoding keratin, type II cytoskeletal 2 oral: MNRQVCKKSISGGSQGFSVCSAVVPCSSSRMSCVARSGGAGTGVCGSRSRAGGFGSRSLYNLGGNKSISISVAGSWAGGFGGGRSSCISGYGGDYGGGYGGSICGVRGMGSGYGGVGGFGGTSSFGGPGSYGSSVCPGGIQEVTINQSLLQPLNVEIDPQIGQVKAQEREQIKILNNKFASFMDKVRFLEQQNKVLETKWDLLQQWTAGLGSSLGSGGLEPLFESYINCLCRQLDSALAEKGNLEGELRNMQDLVEDFRKKYEDEINKPTAAENEFVGLKKDMDAAFMNKVELQAKVDGLTDELNSLRTLYETELTQMQNHLNDMSVVLSMDNNCCLDLDSIISEVKAQYEDIAQKSKAEAEALYQTKLGELENKAGRHGDDLKNTKNEIMELNRMIPRLRAEIENVKKQNANLQNAIADAEQRGELALKDVNAKIQELQDALQQAKDDLAQLVRDYQELMNIKLALDVEIATYCKLLESEECRMSGECQSAVCISVVSNVTSTGTSPGGGRGGFGEVTGGSGSGYRGGGGSYRGVSGGSGRGRGSGGGSPACSNGSSGSVNQSCIQSSGSTGYMSGGGGGTTLCFTQTTSSNQLCK; this comes from the exons ATGAACAGACAAGTCTGCAAGAAATCCATCAGTGGAGGGAGCCAGGGCTTCTCTGTCTGCTCTGCCGTGGTcccctgcagcagcagcaggatgagcTGTGTGGCCCGCTCTGGAGGAGCTGGCACAGGGGTCTGTGGGTCCCGGAGCAGAGCAGGCGGCTTTGGCAGTCGCAGTCTCTACAACCTGGGTGGCAATAAGAGCATCTCCATCAGCGTGGCTGGCTCCTGGGCTGGTGGCTTTGGGGGAGGGCGCAGCAGCTGCATCAGTGGCTATGGAGGTGATTATGGAGGTGGTTATGGGGGTAGCATTTGTGGAGTCAGAGGAATGGGCAGTGGTTATGGAGGGGTTGGTGGCTTTGGAGGGACCAGTAGCTTTGGTGGGCCTGGTAGCTATGGCTCTAGTGTCTGCCCTGGGGGAATCCAGGAAGTGACCATCAACCAGAGCCTCCTGCAGCCCCTCAATGTGGAGATCGATCCCCAGATTGGGCAAGTAAAGGCCCAGGAGAGGGAGCAGATCAAGATCCTCAACAACAAGTTCGCCTCATTCATGGACAAA GTGCGGTTCCTGGAACAGCAGAACAAGGTCCTGGAAACCAAATGGGACCTGCTCCAGCAGTGGACTGCGGGCTTGGGCTCCAGCTTGGGCTCCGGAGGCCTGGAGCCTTTATTTGAAAGCTACATCAACTGCCTGTGCAGGCAGCTTGATTCGGCTCTGGCAGAGAAGGGAAATCTGGAAGGAGAGCTAAGGAACATGCAGGACCTGGTGGAAGACTTCAGAAAGAA GTATGAAGATGAGATCAACAAGCCTACTGCTGCAGAGAATGAGTTTGTGGGGCTCAAGAAG GACATGGATGCAGCCTTCATGAACAAGGTGGAGCTTCAAGCCAAGGTGGATGGCCTGACAGATGAACTCAACTCTCTGAGGACCCTCTATGAGACA GAACTGACCCAGATGCAGAATCACCTTAATGACATGTCCGTGGTCCTGTCCATGGACAACAACTGCTGCCTGGACCTGGACAGCATCATCAGTGAGGTCAAGGCCCAGTACGAGGACATTGCCCAGAAGAGCAAGGCCGAGGCCGAGGCCCTGTACCAGACCAAG CTTGGAGAGCTGGAGAACAAGGCTGGAAGGCATGGGGATGACCTGAAGAACACCAAGAACGAGATCATGGAGCTCAACCGGATGATCCCGAGGCTGCGGGCTGAGATTGAGAATGTCAAGAAGCAG AATGCCAACCTGCAGAACGCTATTGCTGATGCTGAGCAGCGTGGGGAGCTGGCCCTCAAGGATGTCAACGCCAAGATCCAAGAACTGCAGGATGCCCTTCAGCAGGCCAAGGATGACCTGGCCCAGCTGGTGCGTGACTACCAGGAGTTGATGAATATCAAACTGGCCTTGGATGTGGAGATCGCTACCTACTGCAAGCTGCTGGAGAGTGAGGAGTGCAG AATGTCTGGAGAGTGTCAGAGTGCTGTGTGCATTT CGGTGGTCAGCAACGTCACCAGCACAGGCACCAGCCCTGGTGGAGGCCGTGGGGGATTTGGAGAGGTCACTGGTGGCAGTGGCAGTGGCTACAGAGGCGGCGGTGGCAGCTACAGAGGAGTCAGCGGCGGCAGCGGCAGGGGCAGAGGCAGCGGCGGGGGCTCCCCGGCCTGCAGCAATGGGAGCAGCGGCTCTGTGAACCAGAGCTGCATCCAGAGCTCAGGAAGCACTGGCTACATGTCTGGCGGTGGGGGCGGCACCACCCTCTGCTTCACTCAGACCACCAGCTCAAACCAGCTTTGCAAGTGA
- the LOC112446636 gene encoding ADP-ribosylation factor-like protein 2-binding protein, with translation MGHRVPGYAAPTQTRLGPRLVKGHGMDIAEVTEVLEEESLAVSTSSTAEAEFDAVVGSREDMIMDAEFQVLKRNFMDRYYQEFKNTEENKLTYPAIFNKNLSFIEKYIENQLLERIPGYNMAIFTRTLKHHNDEMVHDVFNMLTCTDFPAFKEMFLEYRTEKEGRRLDLCSGLVVTSLCKSASQNNTKHHLLRPGSGSLLIP, from the coding sequence ATGGGGCATAGAGTTCCGGGGTACGCTGCGCCAACCCAGACTCGGCTGGGCCCCAGACTGGTGAAAGGGCATGGAATGGATATAGCGGAAGTGACGGAAGTCTTGGAGGAAGAGAGTCTCGCAGTATCCACTTCTTCCACCGCTGAAGCTGAATTTGATGCTGTGGTTGGCTCTAGGGAGGACATGATCATGGATGCTGAATTCCAAGTACTGAagagaaatttcatggacagataCTACCAGGAATTTAAAAACACGGAAGAGAATAAACTCACCTACCCGGCAATTTTTAACAAAAACCTTTCTTTCATAGAAAAGTATATTGAAAATCAGCTCCTGGAGCGGATACCCGGATACAACATGGCAATTTTCACCAGAACGTTAAAGCACCATAATGATGAAATGGTTCATGACGTATTCAACATGCTCACATGCACAGACTTTCCGGCATTTAAAGAGATGTTTCTAGAGTATAGAACAGAAAAAGAAGGCCGACGACTGGATTTATGCAGTGGTTTGGTGGTGACTTCCTTGTGCAAATCAGCTTCCCAGAACAACACGAAGCACCACCTCCTCCGTCCAGGCAGTGGAAGCCTTCTGATACCATGA